The candidate division KSB1 bacterium sequence AGATCTCTCATGTCATCGTTGCCGAAGGACATCGCCTGAAACCGGAAGCCATTAAAAAAGTACACGGTGATAGTGTGGTCGTGCAAACCAATATTCATTATCCTACCGACTCCAGCTTGCTCGTTGATGGCATTCGCAAGATGCTCAGTGTGTCGGCGAAGTTGGGGGCGATGTTTGCGCTCACCACTTGGCAGCATTATCGCACGCGGTTGCGACCCGCGAAACACCTCCATCGGAAAATTCAGAAAATCGCCAGCAGCCGACGCGCGGATAAGAACGAAAAGCTCAAGGAACCGTATCAACAACTGCTCGCCGAGGCGGTGACCATCGCCAGCCAAGCCTTTGAATTTAAACAAAATCTGAATGTTGCGATCCTCGCCCCGAAGGTCGCCCAAGCGAAAGCGCAGAAGCTGATTGGCGAATTGGAGTACTTTCTACTGGTCACCCTTTATGTGGCGTGGCAGGCCGAAAGCCGTGTCCTCAACGAGGAGGCCGTTCCCAACGATCAGAAAATCTTCAGCCTGTTTGAGATTCACACGGAGTTAATCAATCGCGGTAAAGTCCCTTTTCCGATTGAATTTGGTCATCGCTGCTTTTTTGTTGAAGATCAGATTGGCTTCATCGTCGATTTTAAGGTGATGGAAAATGGCCTGACCGATGAAAAGGTGGTCGTGCCACTGATGAAAGCCTTGCAAAAGCGGATGCAGAACCGAATCGAAGTGGCCAGTTTCGATAAAGGCTGTTATACGCCGAGCAATGTCAAAGAACTGGAAGCGATCGTGAACGTGGCGTGTCTACCGAAAAAAGGTTACCTCACGGGTGAAGCCAAGTTACGTGAAGACGCCACGCCCTTTCGAAAAGCCCGGCGATGGCATCCCGGGATCGAATCGGCGATCCACGCCCTGGTCGTGGGAAAGGCCGTCTGCCGCGACAAAGGCGCAGCGGGCTATCATAGCTACGTTGCCCTGGGCGTTTGGGTCGCAATCTTCATACCTTGGGCAAGATTCTGCTCCACCAGGCGCGCGCTGAGCAAAAGCCACTCCGTCGCGCCGCTTAAAAAACAACCTCAGGTTGTTCGAGCAAGGGCGGAGTATCTTTTTAAATGATACAATAATGATAATTAAAGTTATGAGTTAGTAAATTTATATGTTTAAAATAGTGAACCGCTCTTTTTGCCATGCTTTTCCTTCGTCAAAAGCAAAAACCGCTTCATTGCAAGATGAACGCCGATCCACTCGAAAAAAATTTCTTTCAGAAACAGCCCTTTTTCGGAAGGACACGAGCTACGACTGTTGACCAATTTTCACATCGATTCAAAAGCCCCGCTCAGTTTGGTGCTGCTGGCGCAGCCGGAGTTCCGCAAGGTCGTGCAACTCAAAGCGCTGGAAGCCTTCAGTCAACGGCTGACCTTGCGCGTCCATACTTTAAGCCACATCATGCCAAGCCACCTCCGCGGTCGGAGCGTGGCCTTTTCTTTCGGTCGAAACGCTGTGAAAATAATTCGAGCAAAATATGGGAAAAGAATGTGAGCGGCTACAGAATCCTCCTCAGCCTGTCTCGTAAAAATATAATACTCTCTAAACGCAATCGCCAATGCTTTTCTTTCAAACGCTTACGTATTACGTTTCAAACATTACGCTTTTACGTAGGAATTAAAACCTCCCGCAACTGGCCAAGTGTAATATTTCCTCCGCTCACCACCAACGCCAGCGTTTTTCCAGCGAGGCTCGGTTTGAACTTGAGTGCAGCCGCCAATGACGCGGCGCCTGCGGCTTCGGGCAGATTGCGCGTGTGCTCGATCAACAACAGGATGGCTTGGCGCATTTCGTCTTCGCTCACCAAGATAAAATCATCCAACAATTCGCGCATGATCGACTGTGGCAGATCGAACGGCGCGCGGGTGGCAAGGCCTTCAGCGAAGGTCTCCATTTTTGCTTCGACGCGGTGGCCAGCTTTCCACGAGAGATAGGCGGATGGCGCTTTCTCCGCTTGCACGCCGATGACACGGATACTGGGATTGATCGTTTTCGCCACAATGCAACATCCGGCGACGCCACTGCCGCCGCCGACCGGCACGATGATCGTTTCGACTTCCGGCAGTCTCTCGATGATTTCGAGCGCATAAGTTCCCACACCGGCAATCAGCAGTGGTTCATCGCCGGAACTGATGAAACGGGCGCCGGTTCTCGATGCCTGCAATTCAGCAAACTCGCGGGCATCATCAAAATCGCGGCCATGAAATACGATCTCGGCGCCCATGGCGCGAATGGCTTCGACTTTGACGGGATTGGCGTTTTCGGGAAGCATGATCGTCGCGCGCACGCCGAAGAATCGAGAGGCAAAGGCGATGGATTGACCGTGATTGCCGCTACTGGCGGTGATCACGCCGCGTTGCCGCTCTTCCGGCGAAAGATTGGCGATGAGATTGATGCCACCGCGGACCTTGAACGCGCCGACCGGCTGATGGTTCTCATGCTTGACGCAAGTTTTCGCGCCGAGCAATTGGCTCAAGCCGTGATAGTGATAGATCGGCGTCGGCTGCAAGTATGGCGCAATGATTTGCCGTGCTTTGAGTACGTCGGTGATGGTGATGGGTGTCGGTAACATTTTTTTACTTTTCTCTTGATACACGCGTTCAAAATTTATAAACTGGTTTCATGCAGAAAAAAACAATTATTATTTTGATCGCCGCCGCCTTCATCGGCTCGTGCCGCAACGAGAAATCCGCACTGCAAAAAGTTGTTCATGAACAATTGCAGCGCCATCCGGTGATGCAGATTCAGGATTTGTACAAGCTCGCTTATCAAGCCGCGCTGGGCAACGAGCATTTGATGAGCGACAGCGCGATGGTGCACAATTATCTCATTCACGAACTTGAAAGCGTTCAAGCTTCTTCCGCTGAGCCGTTGTTGGAAGAAATTTCTCCCGACGGCAACGTGGTGCGTCTCAATCTGCGGCCATTTAAAGCACAGCAGGGCGACCATCGCGCCTTGTTTCAAGCCATGATGCAGACGGCGCGAAATTTTCCAAAATCACCGGGCCGGTTGGCGCGGTATTTGAGTCGTTTGGAACAAATGGCCGCATCCGGCGACATTCCTTTTGAGGCGACCGCCGTGCAGTCATATTTTCGCGAGATGCGCAATAAAAGCTATCCCGCCGTGCATCACTCGGCTGTTTATGAAGAGAAACATTCACCGGCGTATCGCGTTATGCTCAAAAAGTATGTGCCAAGCTCAAAATAAGACTGCGGTTTGTCTTCGTAAGTAACAGAGGGCGCCTGAAGGCGGCTACGACGAAACCAATGTTATTTCCGCGCCACCTCGCTCATCAATCTTTTAGAAGTTGAATCCTTGCAAAAAAGCGAAGATTTTGGGGCTAAGGCGCTGGCTTATGCAACGGCGTTAGCCAGTTGGGGAATAACAAACAGCTCTTTGAGTTTTAACGCCATCGTCGCCACCAGTCGGCCCAATTGTGTCAGATAGTATTTGTATCGTTTGCCAACTTTTTTAATGAAGCCGTGAACGCGCAGCCTTTTGATCATCCGGCTGATTTGTCCAGGTGTTTTGTCGGCCAACAAGGGGCGTAAATGGCGGGCGCTGAAACCGCTGATCGTGAATTCTCCGCGCAGCAGCAAGCGCAACAAGTTGGCATCTTCGTCGGCCAAGAGATTGAAGCCTTTGTAGCTGTGGTTCTTCTCCATCACCGGTTGCGTTAACCGCTGGAGCAACTGCACACCAACTTCCGGGGTTTCGATGGCGGAGATAAACTCCAAATAACGGCGCGTACTGGCGGCCAACAACTGTTGCAGCAAGGGCAAGTTGTAGATGCTCTTTCTCATTTTGCACCACTTCAGTTCACGGCTGCCATTCCGATGCCGGACTTCACGGAACTCAGGGAAGAACGAAACGTCATTGACAGTAACTTCGATACGCAAAACGATGCCGAATTTATCGTACATCTTGATGGTCACCGGCCCCATGCGATGTTTAATGCGCGTTCCCAGAATGCGCACCGTGAAGTTATTCCCCATTTCGCCGGTGTAGTTGCCATGGAGTTTTTTCCCCAGAAAGCTGGCGATATTCTCCGGTTTAACGGAGTGAATTAAAACTTCAAGCAAGTAAGAATAAATAGTTTGCGAATCTTGTTGGCGTTTGAAAACGATGTCGGTGGCATATTCAACCTGGCTCATGCTCCAATGATAAGCGCTTTGCAGCGTCTTGAGGATGGGGCAATAGCGTTGAGCAAAGCCATCGAGTTTTCGATGCAATTTTGCCGGATTGAATCGCCAAGCGATCTGATTGGCGCGGTCAAAATCGGCAATGTTGAGAAAGGCATTGTCCAGCCGTTCAAAAGCAATTTCTCGGCGTTGGAGGCTGGCGGCCAAGAGCGAATGCCCGTTGAAGTAAAATTGCAATTGAAACGGCGCCCAGGTCGGGACGCGCAAATAGCACAGTCCGAGGTCTTCATCGATAAAGTAAAAGTAGTAATGTAGACATTTGCCGTTGACATATTTCAAATAAGTTTTGCCGGTCTTTTTATCGTACCAGGGTTTGTAAGCGGTGCAGGATTCCATGGCCGAGAGGATATAAACTAAACCAGGGTGATCACCGCGTTGTTTCAGGATGGCGTGGATGCGTTTTTCCTTGTCAAAATTTTTCTTGCGAACAAATTCAATTTCGAAGCCATGTGCTTTCGCCAGCGCTTCGGCGTTGGCACGAATTTTTTCCCGCAAGGGCATGACGAATTTGATATAATCAAAAATTTTAATGTGCTTCGCGTTAAGATGGGCGGTCATCCCCTCGGCGTAGCAAAAGCAGGGTAAGGTACCGATAAGGATAACGCGATCATAGCAATTTAAGACACCCGCAAGACGCTTGCTATATTTCTCGGTTAACAGTTGATTGGTCATAACTTTGCTCCCTGAGGTTTTGGGTTCAAGAGACAATATAAGAAAACGCGATCACGGGGTCAAATTTATGGAAAAGAAATCTGTGTGGTTTTTTCTGTGGCAGTTGCCTTTCTGTGAGCAACGACAATTGGAGCCGTCTCCCAAGCTTCTTTCGTTGCGGTTCTCTTTTTGTTGCAAGTTGTTGTTAGTACCAAATGAAGTTACAAGGTAAGCCGTTGGGTTGCCTGCCCTGCCGCAGGCCAGAGCTTCTATCCGTTGGGAATTTTTTTAAGAACTTTTTGGTTGTGGCTTGTCCACGTTGCGGAATTTTCCAATCAAGTGCAAACCAAAACTGTCCGACTGTAAGATGCCGCCGGAAGCATGAAGGTTGCTGCAAATCAATCGGGGTTTTTATGAGGACGTATAATTCTGCTATGGCAGGAGTTCATTTGAAGAATAGAAACCATTTCATCCCTGCTCCACCAACTCCACCATCACCCCCATTAAACTCTTCGGATGCAAAAATGCCACGCGGCTTCCCCCTGCGCCTTCCCCTCCCGCACCAGGAATAATTTCCATTCCCGCCGCCGACATTCGCGCCAGCGCGGCTTCGAGATTGGCGACTTTGAAACAAATGTGATGCATGCCTTCGCCGCGTTTGTCGATGAATTTGGCGATCGGCGAATCCGGCGCGGTGGCCATCAGCAGCTCGACGCGCGACTCGCCGACGTCGAACATCGCGACGTTGACTTTTTGCGAGAGGACTTCTTCAAGATGATTGGGCGCCTGGCCGCAAAGCGCGGTGTAGCGCGCAATCGCCGCGTCCAAATCACGGACGGCGATGCCGATGTGATCAATTTTGTTCAACATGTTTTTTTCGTTGCGGTTCTCTTTTCGTTGTAAATTTCATTCTGCTATGGCTTGACCGTTTTGAAATTTTGCATGGCCAGCTTGGCCTCAGCAAATCGCGTCATTGTTGCATTCGTTGTCGCGCGCAGCTTTGTGCCCCAATGAATCGCCACGGTGCCGAACATCAATGTCTCAAATTCCACGTTATTCAACCCGGCGTCCTCCATCCGCACGCGCAGCTCCTCCGGCGTAATGAAAATCGACACCGAATGCGGCAAATACGAATACGCATCCGAGGCGCCGCTGATCGCACCGCCGATTTTGGGGACGACTTTGCCAAAATACCACGCAAAAATATTGCGGAACACCGGCTGCCGCGGACGAGTGATTTCCAAGCAGGCAACTTTGCCGCCGGGTTTGGCCACCCGCGTCATTTCTTTCAAAAAAGTGTTGAGATCGCTGACGTTGCGCAGCGAGAAGCCGGTGATCACCGCGTCGAAATAATTATTGGGAAACGGCAGGCGCAAGCCGTCCGCCGTCACCAGATGAATCGGCGCCAGCCTGCCGTTTCTGGACCGCCAGGGCTTGATTTTCTTGCGCGCATATTGCAGCATGGTGTGGCTGAAATCGGCGGCGATGATCAACTTGGCCTTGGCGTCGCGCGCGGCCAGCGCGAGATCAGCGGTGCCGGCGGCGATATCCAGCACGCGCGCACCGGCCTGAATACCGGCGCGTTTCACCGTCAGCCGGCGCCAGCTTTGGTCGCGGCCCAGTGTCATCACGCGGTTCATCAGATCATAGCGCGGCGCGATGCGGCTGAACATATCCTGCACGTAGCCGGCCTTTTGCTCGGGAGTGTCGAACTTGAAAAAATTTTCGGGCATAAAAAGTCTTCAAGGCAAGTTCCAATATACACATCTCGGCAGGATTGAGCAAGATAATTTTTTGAAACGAAAGCCAGCAAGTCCGAAGTCCAAAGCCCGGGGTCGTGTCGCAGTAAACTATCACATGACTTCCAGCATCCGACCTCGGACTTCGGGCTTCTCGCCTTGACCTTCACAAAATTTTTTATTATCTTCAACACATCAACAATTCAAACAATCGGCTGACCAGACTTGTTTCGCCTTTAAAACAAACATTCCGACTTCGGACTTCCGACCTCGGACAGCGGGATTTTACATCATGAATCTCCTTCAACTCCTCGAGGTTTTACGCAGCGATCCGGGATTTATGCACAACGTCACTTGCTGGAAGACGCTGCCCGCCAGGCCGGCGCAATGGGCGGATTTTCCAGCCTGGCTGAAACCCGAGCTTCGCGCAGCGATGCAGCAGCACGGCATCAATCGCCTCTACTCGCATCAAGCCGAAGCCATCGCACAAATCGGCGCGAAAAAAAATATCGTGGTGGTCACACCCACCGCTTCGGGGAAAACACTGTGTTATAATTTACCGACACTCAATGCCGTTCTGGAAAATCCTGAGGCGCGCGCGCTGTATTTGTTTCCGACCAAGGCCTTGTCGCAAGATCAAGTCGCCGAGTTGTATGAGATCGTCAAATTGCTTGGCCCGAAAATCACTTTCGATATCAAGACGTACACGTTTGACGGTGACACACCGCAGGCCGCGCGGCAGGCGATTCGCAGCTCCGGCCACATCGTGGTGACGAATCCCGACATGCTGCATCAGGGCATTCTGCCGCATCACACCAAATGGGTGAAGCTCTTCGAGAATTTGCGCTACGTTGTCATCGACGAGCTGCACAACTATCGCGGCGTGTTCGGCAGTCATCTCGCGAATGTGATGCGCCGTTTGCGCCGCATCGCTTCTTTTTATGGCGCGCATCCGCAATTCATCTGCTGCTCCGCGACCATCGCCAATCCGAAAGAGCTGGCGGAGCAGATCACCGAAAGCGACGTCGAGCTGATCGACAACAACGGCGCGCCGCGTGGGGAAAAGCATTTCATTCTCTACAATCCACCGGTGGTCAATCGGGAACTGGGCATTCGCAAATCCTCGGTGAAAGAGGCGCGAAACATCGCCGGCAAATTTCTGCTCAATGATATTCAAACCATCGTTTTCGCGCGCAGCCGGTTGCGTGTTGAAATTCTCGTCACTTATTTGAAGCAGATGCTCGCCGCCAATAAAAAATCGCCCGATCTCATTCGCGGTTATCGCGGCGGCTATTTGCCTACTGAACGGCGTGAGATCGAACGCGGTCTGCGCAGCGGCGAAACGCTCGGCGTGGTTTCGACGAACGCGCTCGAGCTCGGCATCGACATCGGCCAGCTCACCGCTTGTGTGATGGCCGGTTATCCCGGCAGCATGGCGAGCGCCTGGCAGCAAGCCGGACGCGCCGGCCGCCGCGCTGATTCCGCCGTCGCCGTGATGGTTGCCTCCAGCGCACCGGTCGATCAATACGTCGTCAACCATCCCGATTATTTTTTCGGCAAGCCGCCCGAATCCGGCGTCGTCGATCCCAACAATCTCGTCATCCTGATGAGCCACATCAAATGCTCCGCATTCGAGCTGCCGTTTGCCGACGGCGAAAAATTCGGTTATGGCAAAACCCGCGTCGAGGCGACGAACGAAATTCTCGAATATCTCGAGGAGAACAACGTGCTGCATCACGCCGAAGGCCGCTGGCATTGGATGACTGACGCCTATCCCGCCGAGGCCGTCGGTCTGCGCACCGCCACGCCGGAGAACGTCGTCATCATCGACACCACGAATAAAGAGCGCGTAATCGGCGAAGTGAACTTGCTCGATGCGCCGACGATGCTGCATGACGAAGCGATCTACATTCACGAAGCGGCGCAATATCACGTCGACAAGCTTGATTGGGACCGCCGCAAGGCTTACGTCCGTCAAGTCGACGTCGATTATTATACCGACGCGCACACCGACACCAGCATTCATGTTTTGGAAATGTTTGAGCAATCCGACTTGCCGATCCCCGAGATGAAAAAAGCCCATGGCGAGGTGAATGTGAATTGCCAAACGACAAAATTCAAGAAGCTCAAATTCGGCTCGCACGAGAATATCGGCTACGGCCCGGTGGAATTGCCGGAGATCAGCATGCACACGACGTCGTACTGGTGGGAATTTCCGAGCGACATGGCTGAACGCATGAAGATGCCGCCCTCCGTTCTCGGCGATGCACTCAAGGCGTTGGCGCACGTTCTGCAAAGCGCCGCCGCGATTTATCTGATGTGCGACCTCCGCGACGTTCGCGCCGTGCCGATGATGCGCGCCCCACTCACCCAAAAGCCGACGATCTTCATCTACGACAACCACGCCGGCGGCGTCGGCTTCAGCAAGCGTTTGTTTGCGATGCACGATGAGTTGAAAGTCGCGGCTCGTGATTTGATCACGAAATGCGGCTGCGCGGCGGGATGTCCGTCGTGTGTCGGGCCGGCGCTGGAAATTGGGGAGCAGGGGAAGGCGGGGGCGTTGAGGCTGTTGGAAGTTGTTTCTTAAGGCGGATGATGAGAACTGGCATCGTTTCTTCACCTATCGCAACGGGCAAAGCGGACCTCATCGCCTCCATGTTGAATGACATCAAACAGCGTGGGAGGCCGATTCGATGTTACGAGTGATTTGGCGATCAACGTTGCAATTCACTTTGAAGCCTCATTAGACGGCGCCAACTGGATCGCCACGTCCAGCGAGCCACCAACAGGCGATGGCGCTCAGCCGTTTTTGTCATTGCTCGGGAAGCCAGCCATCATTGGCTTGTCGCCAGTTCCATTGCGCGCTCAGAAGCCGCGAAATGACGGAACGCCCGGCATGCCAGTAAGTTTCAATCGCGTCACAGATATCTCCGAGCAGCGCCGGCGTAATCTGGCGACCACGAATGGTCAGGTGGGAAAAACCAATTATCTTTTCATGACTGCCACTCTCCATGATGATTAAAGATAAGCAATTTTCTTTTGCCTGACGCCAGTAAAATTTTCAAAAATTGTCAAAGAACGTGTTCAGATGGCCAAACTTTTACTGGACAAGAAATCTGTGTGTTTTTTCTGTGGGAGTTCCCTTTCTGTGAGCAACGACAAGTGGAACTGTCTCCAAAGCTTCCTTTGGTTGCCATGTTGGATTTATACGTGGAATTTGAAAAGGCGCTGGACGCATTAGAACAGCGCCAAATCAATGATGCGCCCTGCGGCGGATTGGCCGTTACTTCAAAAGAGATTTGAGCCAACCGGATTCGATTGTCGTGGGAGGATAACCAAGTGTGGGTGGTGTCGCGCGAGGGATTGATCAAACTTAAAGAAAGTTCAAAACGTCCAAAAGCTCGACAGGATATTGACGCGCTGAAAGGAGAATCAAGTTGAATTTGCCGAAACGAACTCTCCAACAAACAATCCAGCGCGTCTAACAAATGCGGCGGCTGGGATTGAGTATGCGCAAGGCCGTACGATCGGCAATATCATCTCCCGAAATGGATGGCGCGGTTTGAAGCTTTGCGCCCCAGTTTTCGCGAGAATTTGGCGGCCGGCCAGTACAATGTTATTGTCGAATTAGCAGACAACTTGCCTCCTCGAGCACTGCGCCAAGGTGATGTGCTCGCCGCCTTTGCCGGAGCTGCGCGGAAGCAACCGTTGAAATCCGTTTCAAAAATCTGGTCGAATCTTCAAGTTTTTGAATCAACCTGGTAAGTCCCCAGCAAAACATTCTCCCCTTAAAAGCAACAGAACTGTGTTTTTGATCTGTTTGCAATCCTTTTTCTTTAAAATACTTTTGGTACGGCTTTTGTGTTTTAATTTTTTGCGCATTGTTTTTTTCATATTTCTAAAAAATCTCAGTCACAATAAGAAGCCGGAGAGTGAGGTATGACAACGTCGTCCATCCCCGCAAAACACGCCCGCCGTTTAGCCCTGCTGTTCGTTTTCCTTCCAATTATATCCCAAGCACAGCTCATCTCCGTAAAATCCGTGCCGGTCGCTGCTGCCGAGCAATTCCTGCTCGTGCCGTCTCAAAATCTTGGCATGGGCGGCGTATCGCTTGCGCTGGAAGATGCTTCCGCCGATCCTTTTGTCAATCCGGCGAAAGGCGGGCGCATTCACGGCGTCTATCTTTTCAGTGCACCGGTATTCGGCACGATCACCGAAAACAATGGCGGCGTTCGCACGCTGCCGTTGGGCGCTTTGCTTGGCTCGTCGAGATGGTTTGGCGGCATGTCGTTAGCCGTGCAGCAGCTCACGCCGCCGGAGCGTTTTAATTTCGTCGCGCGACTGTCCTTCAACAATCCGGCCTTGACCCTTGCAGACAAGAACTCAAATAATCTCTACGCGACCGGGTTACTCGGAAAAAAATTCTCCACCGCCGGAATTTCACTTGCCGCCGGTATCTCTTGGGCCGAACTGCAAGCGATGCAAGGCGTCGATTTTTTGTACGGCAACAGCTCTCGCCTCGAACAGAGCGGCCACATTGTTGACTGTCGTCTCGGTCTGTTGCGTGAAAAGGGGCGGCAGCCGTCTTTTGAGATGTTGCTGCTGCACAATCGAGTTCGCATGGCGCACGAGCGCTATTATCAAACCTGGTTTTGGGAAGGAGACATCGGAGCAAACAGGAGAACTGTGGATTTCGTTCGAGAACTCGATCAAACCGATACCTGGGGCTTGCACTTCGGAGCGATGATTCCGTTAAAAAATGCCGGCTCGCGCGCCGGACTTATTTTTACCGCCAATCGAAAATCGCATCCCAAAATTCCGAACTATGAGTTGATGAATATCCCGCGAGATCCCGGCACTTCCTGGGCGTTCAACTTTGGCGCCGGACTGGCTCACGCCACGGATTCAAGCGCGGTTGGCATCGATTTTATTTTCGAGCCGATCTGGAGCCACACCTGGGCGGATGCTGCGGCGCCCGTGAGAAACGAGCGTGGCGATGTGCTTATTCCCGCCGGCGGCAAAACCGT is a genomic window containing:
- a CDS encoding DEAD/DEAH box helicase → MNLLQLLEVLRSDPGFMHNVTCWKTLPARPAQWADFPAWLKPELRAAMQQHGINRLYSHQAEAIAQIGAKKNIVVVTPTASGKTLCYNLPTLNAVLENPEARALYLFPTKALSQDQVAELYEIVKLLGPKITFDIKTYTFDGDTPQAARQAIRSSGHIVVTNPDMLHQGILPHHTKWVKLFENLRYVVIDELHNYRGVFGSHLANVMRRLRRIASFYGAHPQFICCSATIANPKELAEQITESDVELIDNNGAPRGEKHFILYNPPVVNRELGIRKSSVKEARNIAGKFLLNDIQTIVFARSRLRVEILVTYLKQMLAANKKSPDLIRGYRGGYLPTERREIERGLRSGETLGVVSTNALELGIDIGQLTACVMAGYPGSMASAWQQAGRAGRRADSAVAVMVASSAPVDQYVVNHPDYFFGKPPESGVVDPNNLVILMSHIKCSAFELPFADGEKFGYGKTRVEATNEILEYLEENNVLHHAEGRWHWMTDAYPAEAVGLRTATPENVVIIDTTNKERVIGEVNLLDAPTMLHDEAIYIHEAAQYHVDKLDWDRRKAYVRQVDVDYYTDAHTDTSIHVLEMFEQSDLPIPEMKKAHGEVNVNCQTTKFKKLKFGSHENIGYGPVELPEISMHTTSYWWEFPSDMAERMKMPPSVLGDALKALAHVLQSAAAIYLMCDLRDVRAVPMMRAPLTQKPTIFIYDNHAGGVGFSKRLFAMHDELKVAARDLITKCGCAAGCPSCVGPALEIGEQGKAGALRLLEVVS
- a CDS encoding threonine/serine dehydratase, which codes for MLPTPITITDVLKARQIIAPYLQPTPIYHYHGLSQLLGAKTCVKHENHQPVGAFKVRGGINLIANLSPEERQRGVITASSGNHGQSIAFASRFFGVRATIMLPENANPVKVEAIRAMGAEIVFHGRDFDDAREFAELQASRTGARFISSGDEPLLIAGVGTYALEIIERLPEVETIIVPVGGGSGVAGCCIVAKTINPSIRVIGVQAEKAPSAYLSWKAGHRVEAKMETFAEGLATRAPFDLPQSIMRELLDDFILVSEDEMRQAILLLIEHTRNLPEAAGAASLAAALKFKPSLAGKTLALVVSGGNITLGQLREVLIPT
- a CDS encoding ISNCY family transposase, with amino-acid sequence MHKPEPLEHSMRKAHDTQLKLDVPAHLDIEFDPHSRHELEPILMALKHLYDNPQVLKPILKLIAKDVVGDKAPHRGCPGLSYWEILVLAATRLGCNLDYDALADLANHHKKLRRLMGVGDWEDEKRFPYNTIRDNIVKLSEATIRQISHVIVAEGHRLKPEAIKKVHGDSVVVQTNIHYPTDSSLLVDGIRKMLSVSAKLGAMFALTTWQHYRTRLRPAKHLHRKIQKIASSRRADKNEKLKEPYQQLLAEAVTIASQAFEFKQNLNVAILAPKVAQAKAQKLIGELEYFLLVTLYVAWQAESRVLNEEAVPNDQKIFSLFEIHTELINRGKVPFPIEFGHRCFFVEDQIGFIVDFKVMENGLTDEKVVVPLMKALQKRMQNRIEVASFDKGCYTPSNVKELEAIVNVACLPKKGYLTGEAKLREDATPFRKARRWHPGIESAIHALVVGKAVCRDKGAAGYHSYVALGVWVAIFIPWARFCSTRRALSKSHSVAPLKKQPQVVRARAEYLFK
- a CDS encoding MarR family transcriptional regulator, whose translation is MTAHLNAKHIKIFDYIKFVMPLREKIRANAEALAKAHGFEIEFVRKKNFDKEKRIHAILKQRGDHPGLVYILSAMESCTAYKPWYDKKTGKTYLKYVNGKCLHYYFYFIDEDLGLCYLRVPTWAPFQLQFYFNGHSLLAASLQRREIAFERLDNAFLNIADFDRANQIAWRFNPAKLHRKLDGFAQRYCPILKTLQSAYHWSMSQVEYATDIVFKRQQDSQTIYSYLLEVLIHSVKPENIASFLGKKLHGNYTGEMGNNFTVRILGTRIKHRMGPVTIKMYDKFGIVLRIEVTVNDVSFFPEFREVRHRNGSRELKWCKMRKSIYNLPLLQQLLAASTRRYLEFISAIETPEVGVQLLQRLTQPVMEKNHSYKGFNLLADEDANLLRLLLRGEFTISGFSARHLRPLLADKTPGQISRMIKRLRVHGFIKKVGKRYKYYLTQLGRLVATMALKLKELFVIPQLANAVA
- the ubiE gene encoding bifunctional demethylmenaquinone methyltransferase/2-methoxy-6-polyprenyl-1,4-benzoquinol methylase UbiE; this translates as MPENFFKFDTPEQKAGYVQDMFSRIAPRYDLMNRVMTLGRDQSWRRLTVKRAGIQAGARVLDIAAGTADLALAARDAKAKLIIAADFSHTMLQYARKKIKPWRSRNGRLAPIHLVTADGLRLPFPNNYFDAVITGFSLRNVSDLNTFLKEMTRVAKPGGKVACLEITRPRQPVFRNIFAWYFGKVVPKIGGAISGASDAYSYLPHSVSIFITPEELRVRMEDAGLNNVEFETLMFGTVAIHWGTKLRATTNATMTRFAEAKLAMQNFKTVKP
- the mce gene encoding methylmalonyl-CoA epimerase, with the translated sequence MLNKIDHIGIAVRDLDAAIARYTALCGQAPNHLEEVLSQKVNVAMFDVGESRVELLMATAPDSPIAKFIDKRGEGMHHICFKVANLEAALARMSAAGMEIIPGAGGEGAGGSRVAFLHPKSLMGVMVELVEQG